The Thioalkalivibrio sulfidiphilus HL-EbGr7 genome includes the window GGCCCGGAGAGGTGGCAGGCATGGCGCTGACTGAGCTGGACAGACAGGATGGCTGGTGGACGATCCCCGGGGAGCGGGCAAAAAATGGCCGTGCTCACCGAGTGCCGATTTGTGCCGGGGCGAAGCGGCTGATTGATGAGGCTCTGGCGCTGAGGCTGGATCCAAAAAGCGCATATGTATTCCCCTCCCCTCGCAGATCAGGCGGGAGGCGGGACCGGGCGATTGCCGCCGAGGCAATTTCACGGGCGGTTACGAGGCTGAGGGAGCACGTCGGGATCCCACACTGGACCGCCCACGACCTTAGGCGCACGTGTGCATCACATCTTGCTGGCCTTGGGGTATCGCGGGAGGTCATCGCCAGGCTGCTCAATCACACGGATCGGTCTGTAACTTCGATCTATGAGAGGTACGGCTACGGTCCCGAGATGAGGCAAGCGCTAGATCGGTGGGAAGAGGCTCTCGCCTAGGTCATCAAGTGCATTATTTGCGCAGCGCCATGGTGAAACCTGCACAGTCATAGACCCGAGGTTCGTACGAATGAATGTGACGTTCGTACGAATGAATGTGACGTTCGTACGAATGAAACAGGGGTTTTGGGGAGGTACATGAGGAGTTAACGTTAATTAGTGTGACATTCGTACGAATGTTTGTGACATTCGTACGAATATTGAAGTCGGTACGTTCGTACGAACGTCGCAGTCCAAAGCATCTTGGCAATCGTGTATCAACACATCGGAGTGGCGCGACACATTTCTGGAGAGCGGTCTGTCGGGTCTCAAGCGGCGCAGCAGTGATCCCTGTGTTGAGGCCCTGGAGAGGCAGTGCAAGGCACTCCAGGCCAAGGTTGGCGAGCTGTTGATGGACAAGGAGTTGCTGGAGATGCGCATAGCCCGCCATGAGAGCGAACTCCCTTTTGCGAAGCGGAGATCGATGCCATAAGCCGAGCTTATTCGGTCTCCGCACGACGTCCCTACGGCAAGGCTCGGGTGTGTCGGATGTGGGGTGTATCCCGATCGACGGTGTATGCCCGCCAGGCGACAGCTTGCAGATCGGGCAGGCGTCAGCGACCTGGACGTCCTCTGGTGGTGTCGGATGAGACGCTGTTGGTGCGGGTGCGCGAGGTGATCCGGGAGGTCGAGGCGCTGGGTTTTACCGGCGAGGGCTACCGCAAGCTCTGGGCAAGGCTGAAACTTAAGGGTGTCGTCGTTTGTCGTGAGCGGCTGCGTCGGCTGCTGCGCGAGCATGGGCTGCAGGCCCCACATCGACAGGGCACGGCTCGGGGTCCGCAGGTCCATGATGGCACCATCATCCCCGAGGCCCCCAACCGGATGTGGGGGACGGATGCGGCCCTGGCGCTGACCGATGAGGGTACGGCGACCGTGTTCGTGGTCGTCGATCATTTTGTCGGTGATGTGGTCGGTTTGCATGCTGCCCGACCGGGGACCCGCTTCGAAGCACTGGAGCCGATTTATCAGGGCATTCGGGAGCACTTTGGCTGTCTTGAGCAGGGGATCGCCACTGGGCTGGTCCTCCGCCACGACAACGGGCCGCAGTACATCAGCAGCCATTTCCAGAACGAGCTTAGGTTTCTTGGGCTGGAGTCCAGCCCCAGCTTTGTGCGAGCCCCGCAGGGGAACGGGAGCGCCGAGCGCTTTATCCGCACCCTCAAGGAGCAGTTGCTTTGGGTCCGGCGATTCGAGAGTGTCGAGGAGCTCAGGCGAGAGCTGCTGGCATTCAAGGAGCGGTACAACCAGCATTGGCTGCTCCAGCGTCATGGTCATCGGACACCGGCACAGGTGCGTGCAGCGTACCGGCCGAGCCGGGCAATGGCGGCGTGAAATTAGTGCATGTGAGTGTCCAGAATTTTAGGGGCTTTACACTGGCAACTTTTCTTAGAGGTCGGAAGGCGCAGGAAAATGTTGCCAGAAAATACAACAAAAATTGTAAAATCTGGCAACTAGCGAAATACCACTATAAAAAATAATGGAAATGTTGCCAGAAAATACAATAAAAATTGCAAAATCTGGCAACAAAACGTCTACTTAAAATCAGGCAAAACGTTAACCCATAAGACCTAATGGTACCTGTGGCCAAAAACCAAATATCATGCCCGGCTCGGCGAGCTTTTCAACAGCCTGTTAATGCACAGAATCTGTGTTTGCATCTGAGTAGCATGGAAGCCGTAAAAACCCTCGTGGGGTTACTTCAAGCCCTGGATTTCCGGCACATTGCTGCTTAACTGAGTATTACTCTCGGCGCCCCTAGTGACAGATAGTCCCCTGGCCTGCATGTCAGCAGCAGGATCTGGTAGTGCTGCGCCGCCTGGGAAAGGATCAGCTTCATGCGTTCGAAGCGCTCCTGGTCTGAGTACACCAGGGCATCGTCCAGGATCACCATGGCGGGCTTTCCCTGCTCCACAAGCAGTTGAGCGAATGCCAGCCGGGTCAGGATCGCGAGCTGCTCACGTGTGCCTACACTGAGGCTTGAGAAAGGCTCCTTGAGGCCATCCCGGTCAAGAAACGCGATATCAAGGTCATCCCCGAGCACGAGGCGATGGTCCGGAAATAAACGCCTGAGCAGTGGGGCCACGCGTTCCGAGATCGGCTGGAGGAAGTGATCACGGGCCTCCCCTTCTGCCTCAGAAAGGACCTGGTGTAGAAGTGAGATGGCACCAGCTTGTCTGTCGAGCGCTTCCGCACGCAAGCGAGTGGCATCCAGCCTTCCTTGCAGCTCCTGGCGTTTTTCACCCAGCCCCATGTGTCCCTGTCCCCGGAGTTCCCCGCGCAGCTCGGTGATTCTGGAATTGATCTGATTGTGCTGCTTCGTGAAGTTCTCAATTGCACGTTCCGCAGTCGCAAGGTCTGACCTGACCGCCTCGGGATCCGCCTGTTCGAGGGCTGTTTTAGCCTTCTCGTGTGCCTCTTGGGCAGTAAGCAGGGTTTGCTCAGACGCATGAACCTTGTCGTGCAGTGACTCGTCGGGATGGTCAGAACGCGCTGACTGTAGGTCCCTGGTCAATCGATCGGCATCAGCCTGGTTGGCTTTCAGCGCCGCCTGGGCCTCGGCCAGTACACTCAGGATCCCTTCTCGCTGCTTACGCCCTTCATCAAGGAGAGATCTGGCCTCCATCTCCTCACCTTCTGCGAGTCCCAGCTTTTCCTCTACCTCCCGTAATGCCCGGTCATCTACGGCACGCTGTTCGTCACCATGATCACCGAGTTGCTCACGAATGGCAGAGAGGCGGACTTCAAGCACGTCTATTCGCTCCCTGTGGGGATCAAGGCCATCTGGGGCGACCGCGCTTAGCCTGACCAGCTCGGTAGCAAGGCGGCTCTTGAGTTCCTGCTCTCGCCTCTCACGCTCCTCTGCTTCCGTGAGGCTCGCAACACTGAGCGTCTCGAGAGACTCTGAAAGCTCGCGTTCCAGCCTGTCCAACTCAGCCAGGATCCCGCTGACATTCGCTCCACCTGGCGTGATGGTGAGCCTGCCCAGTTGCCCTAGGTTCAGGGTCTCCTGCTTGTAGATCTCGACCCGGGCATTTGGATCAAGGGTTTGACCCCCCATTTCCGCGGATCCATTCAGATCAAGGGCGAGGGTCGTGGCCAGTGCACTCCGCTTTGCCCGGGCATGATCAATCTGACTGGATAAGGTCCTCAGTCTGTCGAGAGATTCCTTAGGTAGCTCAACAGAGGCGATGCGTCTTTTGGTATCCCGGATCTCTGCCTCCGCATCCTGGCCCTTCTGAAGCTGAGCCCGGAGTGATTCCAGCTGCACCTCGATATCCTTGGCATTACGCAGAGATTGCATCAGCCTCAGTACGCTTCTGGCGTCCTGCACTGCAGTTTGTGCGTGCTCAGAATGCCCCTGCCGCTCGGCCACCTGAGAATCCAGGACTTCCAGCTCACGCGCGATTCGCGCAGTCGTTTCACGATGCTTTTCAAGGCTCTTCGCGTTGTCCTCGAGGGATTGAATCAGGCGCTGCCTGACATCCCATTGCTGCCGTGCTTGCTCGGCCTCGACTGCGGCGACCTTAAGTGCCTGCCCGGTTTGGTTGAACGTCTGCTCCAGGGATTCGAGCCCCTTCGCCGCATCACGGGCGACCTGCAGACGTTCCTGCAGATCCGCCATCCTGTCAGGATTAAACGGGCCTGAGAGTTCGAGATCGAGCTTTACGAGCTCGTCAAGCTTGTGGTCGAAGTCGCTCAATTGGCCGTCAATATTGCTTAGTTCCACCTCAACGAAGGCGACATCGTCATGCACCTGCTTGAGTTCGCCCTTTGGGCGTCCGGTTGGGGTGTAATAGCGGTCATAGGAGTCCTTGACACTGCTGATCAGCATCTCGCTTTCAGGGCCTCCCAATACATCGCCCACCTGGGCTTCCAGGGCGGTACGCAAAGTCCGCTGACCTGACTCGTTGACGGGGATCGGCTGGAATGCACTGCCCTGCTGGACAAAAAGCATGCCCCAGATGCCCTGATGCTCCGGCTTGCTTGCCCCCCGCGCAGGAGAGGAATGACCCAGTAACTCCCTGAGCTGGTCCTCCGCAGCCTGCCCAGAGAAACTCCCGGTTGGCGTGGTCAGTTCCGCCGTCGGCTTCTGGCAGAAACCCTTCTCGATTCGATACAGACCCCCATTGAGCGAGAACTCCACGGAGACCTCGGGACGGACCGAGGACTCATAGGGTTGAAAACTCTCCGCGACCTCACCCGTCAGACTGTGTTTCTCGAACAGGGCCGCACGAACGGCCTCGAGCAATGTCGACTTCCCTTCCTCGTTATCCCCGGCAATGATGGTCAGTCCGTCTTCCAACCCCTCGATGCGTACTGGACCCTTCAGCTTTCGGAAGTGACTGACTTCTATGGATTTGATAACGAGCACGGATCAGCCCCTTCCGGTCAGGGTCATGTATTCCACATACAGACGCTGCAACGCAGCACCCGCCTGGGCTGACTTCCCGGGATCCGGATCCTTGGCCATGTCGCGCAACCGCTCGATGGCCCGGCTCACAAAACCGCTCGCGCCCATCCTGTCCAGATCTTCTTCGCTGGGGGACACCAGTACCCCTGAGTCCGATGCGCGCAGGTAACGCAGTCTTGCACGCCAGGTATCCAGAAGCGCCTGCAACTCACCGTGCCCAGCAAGGTCCAGCGCCCCTCGAAGATCGAGCCTCAAGACGTGACGCTCAAAGGGCTGCCCCAGGGCAGCCAGATCCGCTTCCAGCAGTTTGATGTCATCCGAACCGTGGACCTCGTGACTCTTGTGAGACCATTGGTAGTGGGTGGTCTGGACCTTTTCAACACGTGGCGTGGCCCCCGGCCCATCAATCTCGACAAGCAGCACGTTCCCCGAGTCGTTATCGCGGAATCCGTCGGTTTCGTGGGTGCCTGCATACCAGGTCCGGTTGGCGATCTCGAGCGTGCCATGCCAATCCCCTAGGGCCAGGTACTCAAGCCCGGATTCATCGGCCCGACGGTCCGAGATGGGATTATGGAGCTCGGCAGAATCGGGAAGGCGGTTCTCGACGCTGCCATGGGCCAATCCGACTCGAACCGCCCCTTCCGGGCTCTCCATGGCAGTGAAACCTTCGGTGAGATCCCGAGCCTCATGACGCCGGGTAAGCGGTGCTGGCAGTACCGCGAGCTTGCGATCCTTGAGGATGACAGGCTCGAAATCCAGAAGAAGGCGCACATTACCAGGCAAGCCGATGCGGCTGAGTCGCGTCCAGGCACTCTCCTGGAGCGCCGCATCATGGTTGCCTGGGAGCAGTAGCCAGGGACCCGGATACCCGGACAGTGCGTCCATGGTCCGTCTCAGGGTTTCGTCAGAGACCGTGTTCATCTCGAAGACGTCCCCCGCCACAAGCACGGCATCCACCTCACGGCCCCTGGCGAGTTCGGCAATACGTTTCACCGATTCCAGTCGCTGTGTCCGGATCAGCGCTCCCGCATCACCTTCGATCCATGAAAACTGCTTGCCGATCTGCCAGTCGGCCGTATGTAAGAGACGGATGCTCACCGATCACCCCTTCGATTTCTTATTTATCATTATGTTGCGCTTTATGCGC containing:
- a CDS encoding integrase core domain-containing protein, encoding MVSDETLLVRVREVIREVEALGFTGEGYRKLWARLKLKGVVVCRERLRRLLREHGLQAPHRQGTARGPQVHDGTIIPEAPNRMWGTDAALALTDEGTATVFVVVDHFVGDVVGLHAARPGTRFEALEPIYQGIREHFGCLEQGIATGLVLRHDNGPQYISSHFQNELRFLGLESSPSFVRAPQGNGSAERFIRTLKEQLLWVRRFESVEELRRELLAFKERYNQHWLLQRHGHRTPAQVRAAYRPSRAMAA
- a CDS encoding AAA family ATPase, with translation MLVIKSIEVSHFRKLKGPVRIEGLEDGLTIIAGDNEEGKSTLLEAVRAALFEKHSLTGEVAESFQPYESSVRPEVSVEFSLNGGLYRIEKGFCQKPTAELTTPTGSFSGQAAEDQLRELLGHSSPARGASKPEHQGIWGMLFVQQGSAFQPIPVNESGQRTLRTALEAQVGDVLGGPESEMLISSVKDSYDRYYTPTGRPKGELKQVHDDVAFVEVELSNIDGQLSDFDHKLDELVKLDLELSGPFNPDRMADLQERLQVARDAAKGLESLEQTFNQTGQALKVAAVEAEQARQQWDVRQRLIQSLEDNAKSLEKHRETTARIARELEVLDSQVAERQGHSEHAQTAVQDARSVLRLMQSLRNAKDIEVQLESLRAQLQKGQDAEAEIRDTKRRIASVELPKESLDRLRTLSSQIDHARAKRSALATTLALDLNGSAEMGGQTLDPNARVEIYKQETLNLGQLGRLTITPGGANVSGILAELDRLERELSESLETLSVASLTEAEERERREQELKSRLATELVRLSAVAPDGLDPHRERIDVLEVRLSAIREQLGDHGDEQRAVDDRALREVEEKLGLAEGEEMEARSLLDEGRKQREGILSVLAEAQAALKANQADADRLTRDLQSARSDHPDESLHDKVHASEQTLLTAQEAHEKAKTALEQADPEAVRSDLATAERAIENFTKQHNQINSRITELRGELRGQGHMGLGEKRQELQGRLDATRLRAEALDRQAGAISLLHQVLSEAEGEARDHFLQPISERVAPLLRRLFPDHRLVLGDDLDIAFLDRDGLKEPFSSLSVGTREQLAILTRLAFAQLLVEQGKPAMVILDDALVYSDQERFERMKLILSQAAQHYQILLLTCRPGDYLSLGAPRVILS
- a CDS encoding metallophosphoesterase family protein, whose amino-acid sequence is MSIRLLHTADWQIGKQFSWIEGDAGALIRTQRLESVKRIAELARGREVDAVLVAGDVFEMNTVSDETLRRTMDALSGYPGPWLLLPGNHDAALQESAWTRLSRIGLPGNVRLLLDFEPVILKDRKLAVLPAPLTRRHEARDLTEGFTAMESPEGAVRVGLAHGSVENRLPDSAELHNPISDRRADESGLEYLALGDWHGTLEIANRTWYAGTHETDGFRDNDSGNVLLVEIDGPGATPRVEKVQTTHYQWSHKSHEVHGSDDIKLLEADLAALGQPFERHVLRLDLRGALDLAGHGELQALLDTWRARLRYLRASDSGVLVSPSEEDLDRMGASGFVSRAIERLRDMAKDPDPGKSAQAGAALQRLYVEYMTLTGRG